AGATCGTGAAGACTATCCAGAAGATGGCGTGATTATCCGCGCTTACTTTTTAACAAATGCCGATTTTTTGAATACTTTACCTGAAATGGAAGCTGCAATCCGAAACCTCACAACATTTGATATCGATTTAGGGAATCTAGCGTTTTTTGTTCATGAAGTGAATGACGAAGAATGGGCGACTGCCTGGAAAAAATACTATCATCCAGTACAAATCAGTGAGCAGATTACAGTCGTACCAACGTGGGAAGATTATGTAGCACAAGAAGGCGAACTAATCATTGAGCTTGATCCAGGTATGGCCTTTGGAACAGGAACTCACCCGACAACTCAACTTTGTATGCGCGCACTCGAAAAATATGTGCAAGCAGATGATTTTATTATTGACGTTGGAACGGGAAGCGGTGTTTTAAGCATTTTAAGCGTAAAGCTTGGAGCAAAAAGCGTGTTAGCATTAGATTTAGATGAAGTAGCAGTTCGCGCAGCTAGTGAAAATATCAAGCAAAATCACGTTGCTAAAAAGATAGAACTTAAACAAAATGATTTGTTAAAAGGCATTGACCAGAAAGCTGATATCATTGTGGCTAATATTTTGGCTGAGGTGATTCTTTTGTTTCCAAACGATGTTTATCACACGTTAAAGCCAGGAGCACTTTTTATCGCATCTGGTATTATTTTAGAAAAAGCTAAAGCGGTATCTGAAGTGTTAAGTAAAGCAGGGCTTACGGTAATTAAACAAGAACAACAAGGCGACTGGGTAATGATTCTTGCTAGACGAGGTGAAGTTTAACCATGCAGCGTTATTTTGTTGAGGAAAATTTAGCCGAGGGAAGACATGTTAAAATCGGTGGTGCAGATCATCATCATATCATTCATGTGATGCGTATGAAGCCGGAAGAACAAGTGATTTTAGTTGGTACTGATCAAGTGGTGAGATTAGCTACAATTAATGAGGTAGGCTCTAATACAGTGACGCTTACGTTAGGTGAAACTTTAACGAGTGAAGTGGAGCTTCCTATTGAAATAACCATTGCAAGCGGCCTCCCAAAAGGCGATAAACTTGAATGGATTGTCCAAAAAGGAACAGAGCTTGGAGCTGCTCATTTTATTACTTTTGCAGCTGAGCGCTCTGTTTCAAAATGGGAAAGCAAAAAAAGTGATAAAAAATTAGCTAGATTAACAAAAATCGCTAAAGAAGCAGCAGAACAATCCCATCGGCTTTTTGTACCAACTGTTTGTTTTTACCCACATTTTGAAAACTTAGTGAAAGATTTTCAAAACTATGATTATGTAATTTGTGCCTACGAGGAAAGTGCTCGAGCAAATGAAAAACAAGAACTCGCTAAACTTTTTAACAAAATAACGCCTGGACAAAAACTATTGTGTTTATTTGGACCAGAAGGCGGTATTGGCCAGCTTGAACTTGAGCAAATGCAGCAAGGTGGTGCCCTTTTTGTAGGACTTGGGCCACGTATTTTACGCACAGAAACCGCACCACTTTATTTGCTTGCTGCAACATCTTTTCATTTTGAATTGAATCTTTGACAAAAAAGTGACGATTTCGTGTTGACGCTTGTTAGTCTTTCGTATATAATTTTTAGTGAGTGAATAGTTGTCTGATCGTTTTGGAATTCGATTAAGAATTTTAAAGTGTTGTAAGGCCCTTCACTAGTCCATGTAAGTGTCGGAGGGAGGGAAAGAGAGATGTCAAAAACAGTAGTTCGTAAAAACGAATCGCTTGAAGATGCTCTTCGTCGCTTTAAACGCACTGTTTCTAAGAATGGAACTTTGCAAGAATCGAGAAAGCGCGAATTTTATGAAAAACCAAGCGTAAAACGCAAGAAAAAATCAGAAGCAGCTAGAAAACGTAAATTTTAATTGATAAAGGCGATGATTTCATTGACACTGCTTGATAAGCTAAATGAAGATATGAAGCAAGCTATGCGGAATAAAGAGAAAGAACGGCTTTCTGTCATCCGCATGTTAAAAGCAGCTCTACAAAACGAAGCCATAAAATTGGGCGGTGTACTGACACCAGAAGATGAAGTGACTGTTCTTGCACGTGAAATGAAACAGCGTCGTGATTCTTTAGATGAATTTGAAAAAGCAGGTCGTGAAGATCTAGTTACAAAAGTTCGCTCTGAAATGGTTATCGTTAGCGAATATTCACCTAAACAACTTTCAAATGATGAACTAGAGAAAATCGTTCAAACAACGATTAAAGAAGTTGGAGCGACATCTAAAGCCGATTTTGGCAAAGTTATGTCAGCAATTATGCCTAAAGTAAAAGGCAAAGCAGACGGGAATGCTGTCAATCAATTTGTAAAACAATATCTTTCATGAGGTTAAAGATTTCGAGTTTTGAAGAACTCTTTTAACAAAAAGTCTGAGATAGAAATTCTATCTCAGGCTTTTTGTTTTTATGAAAATAAATCAAGTTTTTTTGTATAAACTAAGCCATTCATGTATAATAAAGTTAAAAGTTATTCGATGTGAAGGGGCTAGACAATGCAAAATTACAATGAAGTTGTCGAATTAAGAGATGCTACTTATGCTCGCGACTTATTTGGCAACAACGATACAAATATTGCGGTGATTGAAGAAGCCTTAGATGTTCAGCTGGTTTCTCGAGGTGAAGCGATTACAATAACGGGTACCGAAGAAGCCGTGAAAAAAGCAAAGCGAGTTATTTTAGCACTTATTGATGTAGTAGAAAAAGGCATCCATATTGATGGACGAGACGTCACGCAAGCAACAAAAATGGAAAAAAATGGCACACTTATTTATTTTCCAGCGCTATTTGAAGATGAGATCACCAAAAATGCTAAAGGCACACCCATCCGACCTAAAACATTTGGCCAAAGGGAATATATGCAATTGGTGCGGAAATATGACATTGTTTTTGGCGTTGGCCCAGCAGGAACAGGAAAAACCTATTTAGCAGTTGTCATGGCAGTAGACGCATTTAAAAAAGGAAAGGTTAGCAAAATCATTCTAACGCGCCCAGCCGTTGAAGCAGGTGAAAGCTTAGGCTTTTTACCAGGAGATTTAAAGGAAAAAGTCGATCCATATTTACGTCCTGTATATGACGCATTATATGATATTTTAGGGACTGAGCATACAACAAGACTAATGGATCGAGGTGTCATTGAAATCGCACCGCTTGCTTATATGCGTGGTCGAACGTTAGATAATGCATTTGTTATTCTTGATGAAGCTCAAAATACAACCATTGCCCAAATGAAAATGTTTCTAACACGCTTAGGATATGAATCAAAAATGATTATAAATGGCGATATGACACAAATCGATTTACCAAAAGGGGCGATAAGCGGACTTGTTAACGCTGAACAAGTACTAAAAGATGTGAAAAATATTGGCTTTGTTTACTTTGAACATCATGATGTTGTCCGTCATCCACTCGTTGCTGAAATTATTAAAGCTTATGAAGGTAAGTAGGTGCATCTAGCTTGAAGATCTCAAATAAATGGTATGATTGGTATCAAAACAATGGAAATCAATTATTATTACGCGTGTTACTCGCTGTTTTAATGCTTGTAAGCTATTTGCTAATCTGTGAGTTAACCAAGCCAGTCTCTTATAATGTGAAGTTGTTTTCCGTTGCTGAGCGAACCCTCCGTTCCCCACAAACCATTGAAGACACCAAAAAGACAAATGAAGCACAGAAAAAAGCTAGTAACGCCGTAGAAGATGTCTATGTTTTTAACCGGGAAACAGGCCAAAATCGTGTAGCTCTAGTCTCTTCATTGTTTGATTATATCAATGAAGTCAAAAAAGAAGCAGCGGATAAAAAAAATAGTACCATTTATGATCAAATCAAGCTTTTGAAAGCTAAATTGTCAGATAATGTGTCTAAAAACATAACCACGAATTTAAATGATCGCCTTTTACAAAAACTACTAGAAGCAAATGTGCAAGATCTTGATGCCATGCGTAAAACAATTACGACAGAACTCGCTCATGAAATGGAAAATAGCATCCGTCCAGATCAATTAAATACAGCAAAAATTAAAGCTCGTGACAACGTTGAACTTTCCGGACTTTCTTCCACTTATCGCAATATCAGTAAGGTCATTATTTCTTATGCTATTGTCCCAAATGAAACATACAGTCAAGAGCAAACAGAAAAAAGGCGTAAGGATGCTGCAAATTCCGTTCTTCCAGTAAAAATTTTACACGGCCAAGTCATCGTTCAAGAAGGCCAAATTGTGGATCAAGAAACTTATAGAGAGCTCAATTTGCTCCATTTACTTGATCAAAAAATGCCAATTAAACAATATGCAGGATATGCGCTTTTTGTTTTAGCCTTGTTCAGTTTACTTTACTTTTTTGCAAAAAACCAAACGCAAAAGAAAAAAACTGAAACGACCAAACGAATGTTAATCTTTACATCTGTCTATCTTGTTGTTCTCATATTATTGACGATGATTCGTTTTTTAGAAGATGCTAATTTAAATAATATTGCCTTTTTATTTCCGGCCGCTTTTGCTCCAGTTATTTTGAAAGTTCTTTTGAATGAAAAATATGCTTTTTTAAGTGTTATCTTTATTACAGCAACGAGTTTATTCGTTTTCCAAAGTGATGCGGCAAGCGCGACCAATAATATTATCTCTGTTTTTATTTTGTTTAGCAGTTTAGCAAGTATCATTCTTCTTCGCGATTATAGTAAACGTATAAGAATTGTTCAATATGGCTTAGTTGCTGGTATTCTTAATGGCTGCTTTGTTTTGCTATTATTTTTAATTAATAATTCGCCATTGCTTACTTGGAAGACGGTTAGCTCATTTTCTTACGCATTTCTAGGTGGATTTGGCGCCTTTATTTTGGTTATTGGCCTGATACCAATTTTTGAAGCGATCTTTGGACTTTTAACAGTTAGTCGCTTGATTGAACTTGCTAATCCTAATCATCCACTATTAAAAAAAATACTGATGAAAGCACCAGGAACCTATCATCACAGTATGATGGTAGCAAACTTGGCTGAAACTTGCGCCGATAAAATTGGTGCAAATAGCTTACTTGTTCGCGTGGGCTGCTTTTATCATGACATCGGAAAAATAATTCATCCACCTTACTTTGTTGAGAATCAATTAAATGATCTTAATCCTCATGAACGCCTAGCACCGAAGCAAAGTCGTGATATTATTTTAGCACATACGACAGATGGGGCTGCTATCTTAAAAGAAAATCATATGCCAAAGCCAGTGATTGATATCGCGCTTGAACATCATGGGACCACGTTACTTAAGTATTTTTATTATAAAGAAAGAGAACGTAACCCCAATGCGAAAGAAGCGGATTTTCGTTATCATGGACCTAAGCCCCAAACTGTTGAAGCTGCGATTATCAATATCTCTGATAGTGTTGAAGCAGCAGTGAGATCCTGTGTTCAACCGACAAG
This DNA window, taken from Listeria sp. PSOL-1, encodes the following:
- the prmA gene encoding 50S ribosomal protein L11 methyltransferase, with the translated sequence MEWSEVEIHSINEAIEPIANLLTEYGASGVAIIDVADFFKEHEDKFGEIYALDREDYPEDGVIIRAYFLTNADFLNTLPEMEAAIRNLTTFDIDLGNLAFFVHEVNDEEWATAWKKYYHPVQISEQITVVPTWEDYVAQEGELIIELDPGMAFGTGTHPTTQLCMRALEKYVQADDFIIDVGTGSGVLSILSVKLGAKSVLALDLDEVAVRAASENIKQNHVAKKIELKQNDLLKGIDQKADIIVANILAEVILLFPNDVYHTLKPGALFIASGIILEKAKAVSEVLSKAGLTVIKQEQQGDWVMILARRGEV
- a CDS encoding 16S rRNA (uracil(1498)-N(3))-methyltransferase, which encodes MQRYFVEENLAEGRHVKIGGADHHHIIHVMRMKPEEQVILVGTDQVVRLATINEVGSNTVTLTLGETLTSEVELPIEITIASGLPKGDKLEWIVQKGTELGAAHFITFAAERSVSKWESKKSDKKLARLTKIAKEAAEQSHRLFVPTVCFYPHFENLVKDFQNYDYVICAYEESARANEKQELAKLFNKITPGQKLLCLFGPEGGIGQLELEQMQQGGALFVGLGPRILRTETAPLYLLAATSFHFELNL
- the rpsU gene encoding 30S ribosomal protein S21; protein product: MSKTVVRKNESLEDALRRFKRTVSKNGTLQESRKREFYEKPSVKRKKKSEAARKRKF
- a CDS encoding GatB/YqeY domain-containing protein, with the protein product MTLLDKLNEDMKQAMRNKEKERLSVIRMLKAALQNEAIKLGGVLTPEDEVTVLAREMKQRRDSLDEFEKAGREDLVTKVRSEMVIVSEYSPKQLSNDELEKIVQTTIKEVGATSKADFGKVMSAIMPKVKGKADGNAVNQFVKQYLS
- a CDS encoding PhoH family protein translates to MQNYNEVVELRDATYARDLFGNNDTNIAVIEEALDVQLVSRGEAITITGTEEAVKKAKRVILALIDVVEKGIHIDGRDVTQATKMEKNGTLIYFPALFEDEITKNAKGTPIRPKTFGQREYMQLVRKYDIVFGVGPAGTGKTYLAVVMAVDAFKKGKVSKIILTRPAVEAGESLGFLPGDLKEKVDPYLRPVYDALYDILGTEHTTRLMDRGVIEIAPLAYMRGRTLDNAFVILDEAQNTTIAQMKMFLTRLGYESKMIINGDMTQIDLPKGAISGLVNAEQVLKDVKNIGFVYFEHHDVVRHPLVAEIIKAYEGK
- a CDS encoding HD family phosphohydrolase translates to MKISNKWYDWYQNNGNQLLLRVLLAVLMLVSYLLICELTKPVSYNVKLFSVAERTLRSPQTIEDTKKTNEAQKKASNAVEDVYVFNRETGQNRVALVSSLFDYINEVKKEAADKKNSTIYDQIKLLKAKLSDNVSKNITTNLNDRLLQKLLEANVQDLDAMRKTITTELAHEMENSIRPDQLNTAKIKARDNVELSGLSSTYRNISKVIISYAIVPNETYSQEQTEKRRKDAANSVLPVKILHGQVIVQEGQIVDQETYRELNLLHLLDQKMPIKQYAGYALFVLALFSLLYFFAKNQTQKKKTETTKRMLIFTSVYLVVLILLTMIRFLEDANLNNIAFLFPAAFAPVILKVLLNEKYAFLSVIFITATSLFVFQSDAASATNNIISVFILFSSLASIILLRDYSKRIRIVQYGLVAGILNGCFVLLLFLINNSPLLTWKTVSSFSYAFLGGFGAFILVIGLIPIFEAIFGLLTVSRLIELANPNHPLLKKILMKAPGTYHHSMMVANLAETCADKIGANSLLVRVGCFYHDIGKIIHPPYFVENQLNDLNPHERLAPKQSRDIILAHTTDGAAILKENHMPKPVIDIALEHHGTTLLKYFYYKERERNPNAKEADFRYHGPKPQTVEAAIINISDSVEAAVRSCVQPTSEKMKEIVDQIMKERMLDGQFSECDITMKQIETVRVTLNQTLNGIYHARIPYPDEKKGE